A window of the Brassica oleracea var. oleracea cultivar TO1000 chromosome C1, BOL, whole genome shotgun sequence genome harbors these coding sequences:
- the LOC106305967 gene encoding uncharacterized protein At4g15970 has product MESTKGDSSTSGYKFAGVSIDEGKSKPVISTDGLFGRRDMIKVVLLVTTVTLSCLLFYKSANNPLNMVSLWKTDCYSSKTINETSLETVQKREPVSELERVLMNAAMEDNTVIITALNEAWVKPNSTFDVFRESFKAGIGTEILLKHVIAVCLDKHAYDRCIEVHPHCYLINVTDSDQLSGPNRFMTPGYLKLIWRRMDLLKEVLGLGYNFIFTDADILWLRDPFPRFFRDADFQITCDDYNGKPSDKNNHVNSGFTYVKANNRTLSFYKFWIRSSRKFPGKHDQDVFNLIKNKQFVLKLGINIRFLDTVYFGGFCQPSRDINVVNTMHANCCIGLDNKVNNLKAALEDWKRYVSLNTTVSETKWNIPPKCGY; this is encoded by the exons ATGGAGAGCACGAAAGGTGACTCTTCTACCTCGGGATACAAGTTCGCCGGAGTTAGCATTGACGAAGGAAAATCTAAGCCGGTGATATCTACCGATGGTTTGTTCGGAAGAAGAGACATGATTAAAGTCGTGTTGTTGGTCACGACCGTGACACTTTCTTGCCTTTTGTTCTATAAATCTGCAAATAATCCCCTCAACATGGTGTCTCTATGGAAGACCGATTGTTATTCTTCAAAAACCATTAACGAGACTTCCTTAGAAACG GTGCAAAAGAGGGAACCGGTATCAGAACTAGAGAGAGTACTGATGAATGCGGCTATGGAGGATAACACGGTGATCATCACGGCGTTAAACGAAGCATGGGTCAAACCAAACTCAACTTTCGACGTGTTTCGAGAGAGTTTCAAAGCCGGTATAGGAACAGAGATACTATTGAAACACGTGATCGCGGTTTGCTTGGATAAACATGCATACGATCGGTGCATAGAGGTTCATCCTCATTGCTACTTGATTAACGTCACAGATTCAGACCAACTCTCCGGTCCAAACCGGTTTATGACGCCTGGTTACTTGAAACTCATTTGGCGGCGAATGGATCTTCTTAAGGAAGTTCTTGGATTAGGATACAACTTCATCTTCACG GATGCAGATATCTTGTGGCTTAGAGACCCATTTCCCCGGTTCTTCCGAGACGCCGACTTTCAGATAACATGCGATGATTACAATGGAAAGCCATCAGACAAGAATAACCACGTGAACTCGGGATTCACATACGTTAAAGCAAACAACAGAACGTTGAGTTTTTACAAGTTCTGGATCAGATCGAGTCGAAAGTTCCCTGGAAAACACGATCAAGATGTGTTCAACCTCATAAAAAACAAACAGTTTGTCTTGAAACTTGGAATCAACATTAGGTTTCTTGACACGGTTTACTTTGGAGGGTTTTGCCAGCCGAGCAGGGACATCAACGTGGTTAACACAATGCATGCTAATTGTTGTATTGGTTTGGACAACAAAGTGAATAATCTGAAGGCTGCTCTTGAAGACTGGAAACGATATGTATCGTTGAATACGACCGTGTCCGAGACTAAATGGAATATTCCACCTAAGTGTGGTTATTAA